A single region of the Xiphias gladius isolate SHS-SW01 ecotype Sanya breed wild chromosome 17, ASM1685928v1, whole genome shotgun sequence genome encodes:
- the rnft1 gene encoding E3 ubiquitin-protein ligase RNFT1: MKLRVQNDRSDSRRAVKLREPPTVMQPNSSEQDAHAGNGLSLTLQPELLTRTPAPGAAAANPESNEVRVPMTSGPGESSGGTSSRRSRVSSHSHSHSHGHNRAQHHSESELDPPDSDLDSGEPSASLSELRCVFRWLQKSLPFLVILCAKLVIQHALGLAVGVGLFTTFLYVNKNIQTQVFLQDHHSKLHCVWLLLFLISSTLLLYYTFLTETLYHCLIFLSPTIELLGFWEVLWAVGITNFIIKFLFMGIKCLILLLPSSLVTYRTQGRWLMLSEELGQVHQAMAPVSLWFRYLVTYQEADGTPGLTLGVLLALLYLILKLLGLYGQWTSLLKTVRIFLKGEHTGTAATRSQCSEAGDICPICQGEYREPRALLCQHIFCDECIALWFNREKSCPLCRTVITEKVYKWRDGATSPHLQIY, from the exons ATGAAACTCCGGGTGCAGAATGACAG GAGTGATTCCAGAAGAGCAGTGAAACTGAGGGAGCCTCCTACTGTAATGCAGCCTAATTCAAGTGAGCAGGACGCTCATGCAGGAAATGGTTTATCGCTAACTCTGCAACCAGAGCTTCTCACCAGGACACCAGCCCCTGGTGCAGCTGCCGCTAACCCTGAGAGCAATGAGGTGCGGGTACCCATGACAAGCGGGCCTGGGGAGTCCAGTGGAGGCACATCATCCAGAAGGTCCAGAGTCAGCTCCCACAGCCACTCACATTCACACGGGCATAATCGGGCGCAGCATCACTCGGAGTCTGAGCTTGACCCGCCTGACTCTGATCTGGACTCAGGAGAACCCAGCGCCTCCTTGTCTGAGCTTCGCTGTGTCTTCCGCTGGCTCCAAAAGAGTCTTCCTTTCCTTGTCATACTGTGTGCTAAACTAGTCATCCAACATGCTCTTG GTCTAGCAGTTGGGGTTGGGCTCTTCACAACTTTTTTatatgtgaataaaaacattcaaactcaAGTCTTTCTTCAG GATCATCACTCAAAGCTGCATTGTGTATGGCTGCTACTCTTCCTGATCTCTTCCACCCTTCTGCTTTACTACACTTTTCTCACTGAGACACTTTACCACTG CCTCATCTTCCTCAGCCCAACCATTGAGCTGCTGGGTTTCTGGGAGGTTCTATGGGCAGTCGGCATCACCAACTTCATAATAAAGTTCCTCTTTATGGGGATTAAGTGCCTTATTCTGCTGTTGCCATCTTCACTGGTGACCTACAGAACCCAG GGGAGGTGGCTGATGCTGAGCGAGGAGCTGGGTCAGGTGCACCAGGCGATGGCTCCAGTTTCACTGTGGTTCCGTTACCTGGTCACCTACCAGGAGGCTGACGGCACTCCTGGACTCACCCTAGGGGTCCTGCTGGCTTTGCTCTACCTCATACTGAAG cTATTAGGATTGTACGGACAGTGGACATCTTTACTTAAAACTGTGAGGATATTTCTGAAGGGCGAG cATACAGGCACAGCGGCCACTAGGAGTCAGTGCAGCGAGGCCGGAGACATCTGCCCCATCTGTCAGGGAGAGTATAGGGAACCTCGGGCTCTTCTCTGTCAG catataTTCTGTGATGAATGCATCGCTCTGTGGTTTAACCGGGAGAAGAGCTGCCCTCTCTGCCGCACTGTGATCACAGAAAAAGTCTATAAATGGAGGGACGGAGCCACATCTCCACACCTGCAGATTTACTGA